A stretch of Arctopsyche grandis isolate Sample6627 chromosome 9, ASM5162203v2, whole genome shotgun sequence DNA encodes these proteins:
- the LOC143917276 gene encoding uncharacterized protein LOC143917276, which yields MSLAETVTDLDQAVSKRSLIEKCEVRRQPCKDNRHKVYKTTEADKYGRDYENYITMLFILRGMVNHYKFEVGVEVSKAMKFDDLIFIYESKGKQYYRCLQAKHSISKRKNIDLNKLMTDADGDFSLVRYFFSYKDLVEDDFFSSKTQKDLIVFTNIPLNLDCVIGEKMVERETWQRLKLIKCKDRDKDDKVKVTLKDLVELMNSSDDILDVKNEKNRYKFNDFIIPTLKTKVNDFNVTRVARKFIGWLLKEKQFEFIKYIIQPYWRFLIDEVIDIASRRFYLKFLIGCDNISHQAKLFRARLASEINRRNAKRYMNKKEMTMEDLNKAVANADYPDWINSDKVDFNEVIGENEIKLFLKQLVFAVGQPDHEALKAVILEDLVKEQRKRYNNDDTYTDEDFLRYGNEVFEYFSTKLLSWKGQQKEKDETFLDNGNGDNLLDNHWEEMKYGIDEPIISFTGRDEELKKLHKDIKRGPTVESQIRVICGLPGIGKSELVKRYVQKYSRRFENKIIWIDGKSEESLKRSFRKLAENLKISMLDENNELKNHSIVMSEVYEKFSGKRCLLIFDDVYSQEVVESYMPPTSEDGMPFVIITSSTSQWKPEKSTNLNVLSEKDAEMLIKYQLNITESTESRDVETLAKMLGYFPLALQQFAAFILQSNESQTNKKFKVSDCIKILEKNSAEILSSKLPKNVSSYYKTTYDSFKNIIEEISKHQILGIKALDVLSIMSYLAPDDISIHWFSDYTKEELGEIIELLKKYSIVRTKSSHMSIHKLGQQVIRFILKQNRKEQNFLKKSYELLKNICVKQFGYVIDDYITLHKLVPHLEITISHLQEFEKSCSNKAISGNITIYLIELLKYLSYIWELSGELKKVKVLLTEILDMKRKLYGHESIEVLFALFELLLIQTSLYEHQDQIETIKEIKTILNKITLNMSHVLSHGDFYSLDPFWRDINNFRVIKEYSNIKTLLI from the exons ATGTCGTTAGCTGAAACTGTTACTGATTTAGATCAAGCCGTATCaaaaag atctttaattgaaaaatgcGAAGTGAGAAGACAACCATGCAAAGAca ATAGACACAAGGTGTACAAAACAACAGAAGCTGATAAATACGGACGtgattatgaaaattatattacaatgttGTTCATCTTGAGGGGAATGGTCAATCATTACAAGTTTGAAGTGGGCGTTGAAGTTTCTAAAGCTATGAAGTTTGACGATTTAATCTTCATTTACGAAAGTAAAGGTAAACAATATTACAGGTGCCTTCAGGCGAAGCACTCAATTAGCAAGAGAAAAAATATTGACTTAAACAAACTAATGACGGACGCCGACGGCGATTTTAGCTTAGTAAGGTACTTCTTTTCGTATAAAGATCTAGTAGAAGACGACTTTTTTAGTAGCAAAACGCAAAAAGATCTCATTGTGTTCACCAATATACCTCTGAATCTAGACTGTGTTATTGGAGAAAAAATGGTCGAACGAGAAACGTGGCAAcgcttaaaattaataaagtgtAAAGACCGCGATAAAGATGATAAAGTTAAAGTGACTCTGAAAGATTTAGTTGAGCTTATGAATAGTTCAGATGACATTTTAGatgttaaaaatgaaaaaaaccgtTACAAATTCAATGACTTCATAATTCCGACATTGAAAACtaaagtgaatgattttaatgtGACCCGAGTTGCACGCAAATTTATAGGTTGGCTTTTGAAGgaaaaacaatttgaatttataaaatacatcatTCAACCATATTGGAGATTTTTGATCGATGAAGTTATAGACATAGCAAGCAGAcgtttttacttgaaatttttaatCGGTTGTGATAATATATCACATCAAGCTAAGTTGTTCCGCGCTAGATTAGCCAGTGAGATAAATAGAAGAAATGCAAAacgatatatgaataaaaaggaAATGACCATGGAAGACTTGAACAAAGCTGTTGCAAATGCAGATTATCCCGATTGGATAAATTCTGATAAAGTTGATTTCAACGAAGTCATCGgagaaaatgaaattaaactatttttaaaacagTTGGTGTTTGCTGTTGGTCAGCCAGATCATGAAGCACTAAAGGCTGTCATACTTGAAGATTTAGTCAAAGAACAGCGTAAAAGATATAACAACGATGACACGTATACGGATGAAGATTTTCTCAGATATGGCAACGAGGTTTTTGAGTACTTTTCGACAAAATTGTTGAGTTGGAAAGGTCAGCAAAAAGAGAAGGATGAAACATTCTTGGATAATGGGAATGGAGACAATCTACTAGATAATCATTGGGAAGAGATGAAATACGGTATTGATGAACCAATTATATCGTTTACAGGCAGAGACGAGGAATTAAAAAAACTACACAAAGACATCAAAAGAGGACCAACTGTCGAATCACAGATTAGAGTTATCTGTGGATTACCAGGAATAGGTAAAAGTGAGTTGGTGAAACGATATGTTCAAAAATATAGTCGtcgatttgaaaacaaaattatcTGGATAGATGGAAAGTCAGAGGAGTCTTTGAAAAGGTCTTTCAGGAAATTGGCCGAGAATCTCAAAATATCGATGTTGGATGAAAATAACGAATTGAAAAATCATAGCATCGTAATGAGCGAAGTTTATGAAAAATTCAGCGGGAAGAGGTGTCTTTTAATCTTTGACGATGTGTACAGTCAAGAAGTAGTAGAAAGTTACATGCCACCAACATCTGAAGACGGTATGCCTTTTGTAATAATAACATCGTCAACTTCACAGTGGAAACcggaaaaatcaacaaatttgaatGTTCTTTCTGAAAAAGACGCCGAAATGCtaattaaatatcaattaaacatCACAGAGTCGACAGAATCCAGAGATGTCGAAACACTCGCTAAGATGCTGGGTTACTTTCCATTGGCCCTTCAGCAATTTGCGGCATTTATCTTGCAAAGTAATGAAAGTCAAAcgaacaaaaaatttaaagtttcAGATTGCataaaaattttagaaaaaaattcagCAGAAATTCTAAGctcgaaattgccaaaaaatGTTAGCTCGTATTATAAAACCACTTACGACAGTTTTAAGAATATTATCGAAGAAATATCCAAACACCAGATTTTAGGAATAAAAGCTTTAGATGTGCTTAGTATTATGTCATATTTAGCGCCGGATGATATTTCTATACACTGGTTTTCAGATTATACGAAGGAAGAATTGGGTGAAATCATTGAGCTTCTAAAGAAATATTCGATAGTAAGAACAAAGTCCAGTCACATGAGCATTCATAAATTGGGACAGCAAGTGATCAGATTTATATTGAAACAGAACAGAAAAGAACAAAACTttctaaaaaaatcatatgagttgttaaaaaatatttgtgtcAAACAATTTGGCTACGTAATTGAtgattatattacattacataaattGGTTCCTCATTTAGAAATAACCATATCACACTTACAAGAGTTTGAAAAATCGTGTTCAAATAAAGCAATTTCTGGCAATATAACAATATACCTTATCgaattgttaaaatatctaaGTTATATTTGGGAGCTGTCTGGCGAGTTGAAAAAAGTAAAAGTTCTCTTGACTGAAATTTTGGATATGAAGAGAAAATTGTATGGTCATGAAAGTATTGAAGTTTTGTTTGCTTTGTTTGAATTACTGTTAATCCAAACATCTTTATATGAACACCAGGATCAAATAGAAACTATAAAggaaattaaaacaatattaaataagatcACGTTAAATATGAGTCACGTATTGTCACATGGTGATTTTTATTCA TTAGATCCGTTTTGGAGAGATATTAACAATTTTAGAGTTATAAaggaatattcaaatattaaaacgcTTCTCATTTGA